One Pseudorasbora parva isolate DD20220531a chromosome 4, ASM2467924v1, whole genome shotgun sequence genomic region harbors:
- the LOC137073666 gene encoding polymeric immunoglobulin receptor-like: MRREGGVTITCRYDEGYSAYIKYFCRGQWSECTDLIKTDIKDNWAHSGRFSLYDNTRSEVLTVTIRDLREEDSGLYYCATEIVGKDLYTEVKLEVITDDCCVKSISLSAAAGGSVNISCKYPQSHRSDVKFLCWRSGADLCGEETSVKESRRWRSEGKIQLYDDREEQLLTGSISRVTEQDSEYWCGVQSDQGHKSFITRVRITVTETKYHTTPSSLAPSSSSSSSSSSSSSSSSSSVESLHQRMCIK, from the exons ATGAGGAGA GAAGGCGGAGTCACGATCACATGCAGATACGATGAAGGATATTCAGCgtatataaagtatttttgtaGAGGTCAGTGGTCCGAGTGCACAGACCTCATCAAGACTGATATTAAAGATAATTGGGCTCATTCTGGAAGATTCTCTCTGTATGACAACACAAGATCTGAAGTCCTCACTGTGACCATCAGAgatctgagagaagaggattcTGGCCTGTACTACTGTGCAACAGAAATAGTTGGAAAAGATCTCTACACTGAAGTGAAGCTGGAGGTTATAACAG ATGATTGTTGTGTGAAGAGCATCAGTCTATCAGCGGCTGCAGGAGGATCTGTGAACATCAGCTGCAAATACCCACAATCCCACAGGAGTGATGTGAAGTTTCTCTGCTGGAGATCTGGAGCTGATCTCTGTGGTGAAGAGACGTCTGTGAAGGAGAGCAGAAGATGGAGGAGTGAGGGAAAGATCCAGCTGTATGATGACAGAGAAGAGCAGCTCCTGACGGGAAGCATCAGTCGTGTGACTGAACAAGATTCAGAATACTGGTGTGGAGTTCAGTCTGATCAAGGACACAAGAGCTTCATCACACGAGTGCGGATCACTGTTACAG aGACAAAATATCACACAACACCTTCATCATTGGCAccatcatcctcctcctcctcctcctcatcttcatcatcatcctcctcctcatcctcaGTTGAATCTCTACATCAGAGAATGTGTATAAAATGA
- the LOC137072711 gene encoding polymeric immunoglobulin receptor-like yields MKITWTFTLMMIPGVVSVSVTGYSGGGIKCLCKDQQSNYFDLPKTNETDRWVDSGRFSLYENTRSEVLTVTIRDLSEEDSGTYYCAVDRPVEGDLYTEVKLEVITDDCCVKSISLSAAAGGSVNFSCKYPQSHWSDVKFLCRRSGADLCPEEQLLTGSISCVTEQDSEYWRGVQSDQGHKSFITRVRITVTDYTVGQKSI; encoded by the exons ATGAAGATCACCTGGACTTTCACTCTGATGATGATTCCTG GTGTCGTGAGCGTCAGTGTGACGGGATATTCAGGAGGCGGTATAAAGTGTTTGTGTAAAGATCAGCAGTCAAATTACTTTGACCTCCCCAAGACTAATGAGACAGATAGATGGGTTGATTCTGGAAGATTCTCTCTGTATGAAAACACAAGATCAGAAGTCCTCACTGTGACCATCAGAGATCTGAGTGAAGAGGATTCTGGGACGTACTACTGTGCAGTTGATAGACCAGTTGAAGGAGATCTCTACACTGAAGTGAAGCTGGAGGTTATAACAG ATGATTGTTGTGTGAAGAGCATCAGTTTATCAGCGGCTGCAGGAGGATCTGTGAACTTCAGCTGCAAATACCCACAATCCCACTGGAGTGATGTGAAGTTTCTCTGCCGGAGATCTGGAGCTGATCTCTGTCCTGAAGAGCAGCTCCTGACGGGAAGCATCAGTTGTGTGACTGAACAAGATTCAGAATACTGGCGTGGAGTTCAGTCTGATCAAGGACACAAGAGCTTCATCACACGAGTGCGGATCACTGTTACAG attatacagtggggcaaaaaagtatttag
- the LOC137073730 gene encoding uncharacterized protein, whose amino-acid sequence MWDVLLLFSSICSAVVVGAPETVIGHRGERVDIRCSYDSGYEANPKYFCKGECSLLNRNIIIRSGSPAKDERFSLTDDTTARVFTVTITDLRTEDEGQYWCAVERTLTDVYLEILLLVKLDNKTNISTIRPSSKTSLSYLSTMEPNLQLTDINQTEQVSHAGSVIYICVGLVIMVIIFLIPLMVFCKQRKSKKIPRVMQSGLSQQVSVGLLPLNTRAAITAEDIDWNDHNYQEITEFQCKNKHTTTIYTTAESPNEPPIYYTADKPDDPVISSTADKPDDPVISSTADKPDDPAIYYTADKPDNSTISSTADKLDEPVISSTADKPDNSMIYSTADKPDDPVISSTADKPDNSMIYSTADKPDDPVISSTADKPDDPVISSTADKPDNSMIYSTADKPDDPVISSTADKTDDPVISSTADKTDDPINQMIQRSTSTADKPGDPAIYSTADKPDEPVIYSTADKPDNSTISSTADKPDNSTIYSTADKPDNSTIYSTADNPDEPVIYSTADKPDEPVIYSTADNPDEPVIYSTADKPDDPVISSTADKPDDPAIYSTAFPRDFSARTLQH is encoded by the exons ATGTGGGACGTCCTGCTGCTCTTTTCCAGCATCTGTTCAG CTGTTGTTGTTGGTGCTCCAGAGACAGTTATAGGACACAGAGGAGAGAGAGTCGACATCAGATGCTCATATGACTCTGGATATGAAGCAAATCCAAAGTATTTTTGTAAAGGCGAGTGTTCGTTGTTAAATAGAAACATCATCATTAGATCAGGATCTCCAGCTAAAGACGAGAGATTCTCTCTGACTGACGACACGACGGCCAGAGTTTTCACCGTCACCATTACTGATCTGAGAACAGAGGATGAAGGCCAATACTGGTGTGCTGTGGAGAGGACTTTAACTGATGTCTATTTAGAGATTTTGCTGCTGGTTAAATTGG ATAACAAGACCAATATTTCAACCATCAGACCTTCTTCAAAAACATCATTGTCATATCTCAGTACAATGGAACCAAATCTACAACTCACCGACATTAATCAAACAG AACAGGTCTCACATGCAGGGTCTGTCATTTACATCTGTGTCGGGTTAGTTATCATGGTGATCATTTTCCTCATCCCGCTGATGGTGTTCTGCAAACAGAGAAAGAGCAAGAAAATACCAAGAGTTATGCAATCAGGACTTTCCCAGCAAg TCTCTGTTGGACTTTTGCCTTTGAATACAAGAGCAGCTATCACTGCAGAG GACATTGACTGGAATGACCATAATTATCAGGAAATCACCGAGTTCCAGTGCAAGAACAAACACACCACCACTATCTACACTACAGCAGAAAGTCCAAATGAGCCACCGATCTACTACACTGCAGATAAACCAGATGATCCAGTGATCTCCTCAACTGCAGATAAACCAGATGATCCAGTGATCTCCTCAACTGCAGATAAACCAGATGATCCAGCGATCTACTACACTGCAGATAAACCAGATAATTCAACGATCTCCTCCACTGCAGATAAACTGGATGAACCAGTGATCTCCTCCACTGCAGATAAACCAGATAATTCAATGATCTACTCCACTGCAGATAAACCAGATGATCCAGTGATCTCCTCCACTGCAGATAAACCAGATAATTCAATGATCTACTCCACTGCAGATAAACCAGATGATCCAGTGATCTCCTCCACTGCAGATAAACCAGATGATCCAGTGATCTCCTCCACTGCAGATAAACCAGATAATTCAATGATCTACTCCACTGCAGATAAACCAGATGATCCAGTGATCTCCTCCACTGCAGATAAAACAGATGATCCAGTGATCTCCTCCACTGCAGATAAAACAGATGATCCA ATAAACCAGATGATCCAGCGATCTACTTCCACTGCAGATAAACCTGGTGACCCAGCGATCTACTCCACTGCAGATAAACCAGATGAACCAGTGATCTACTCCACTGCAGATAAACCAGATAATTCAACGATCTCCTCCACTGCAGATAAACCAGATAATTCAACGATCTACTCCACTGCAGATAAACCAGATAATTCAACGATCTACTCCACTGCAGATAATCCAGATGAACCAGTGATCTACTCCACTGCAGATAAACCAGATGAACCAGTGATCTACTCCACTGCAGATAATCCAGATGAACCAGTGATCTACTCCACTGCAGATAAACCAGATGATCCAGTGATCTCCTCCACTGCAGATAAACCAGATGACCCAGCGATCTACTCCACTGcattcccacgggacttcagcgcgagaacattgcagcattaa